The genomic DNA ATTATTTGTAGCGAATTGTGAGGCGTCTTGTTCACTGAATCCTGCAGTTACTTGACGATTTCTAAGACCTGTCCACATTAACTCATAATATTCCTTACTATTAAGTGAATTGTCAAGTGGGATAGCAGATGTTACAACCCCTTCTTGTAATCTTAAATTGAATGTAGCTTTTTGCCCCCTCCCTTTTTTAGTTGTAATTAAGATGACACCATTGGCTGCTCTAGATCCATAAAGTGCTGTTGCAGAGGCATCTTTTAAAACTGAAACACTCTCAATATTATCAGGATCAAGAGCAGCTAGAGGGTCGGTAGCATCGGTAGTATCAAATACACCACTAAATGCACCTACATCATAAGGAAAACCATCTATAACGTAAAGTGGACTAGAGGCATTAAGTCTTGCAGAGCCTACACCACGTATTATAATTTCTGGACTTGAACCAGGAGCACCTGAAGTCGCAAAAGTTTGTAGACCAGGTATAGTACCTACAAGCGCATTAGTTATATTTGTTACTGGTCGTTCTGCGAAATCTTCTGATTTTATAACAGCTACTGATCCTACTAAAGATTGTCTTTTAGAAGTTCCGTATGCTACAACTATTGTTTCCTCTAAAGCCTCAATGGAATCTTCCATAACAACATCAATAACCTTTGAATCTCCAACTAATAATGTCGTGACTTTTTTACCAAGGTAATTAAAGACCAGTTTTTGGCCTTTTTCTGCAATAATTCTGTAGCCTCCATCAAAATCGGTAAGTGTCCCTCTATTTATACCTTGGACTGACACGGTTACACCGCTCATAGGCAATCCATTCTCATCGATTACTACTCCAGTAATAGGTTCTTGCAAAGGAGACAGATTACGCTCCTTTAAAACAATGGTTCTATTGGGAGCTAATTCATAATACAAATTACCAAAGGCTAGGCTTTTAACTAATAAATCATGTGCATTTATTAGTCCTTTTTTCACTTCAATCTCAGGTGCATCTATAAAAGCATCCGATCTGTAAGCAAACCTGTAATCTGTTTGCGTTCTTATAATTTCAAAAACTTCATCTACAGTAAGAGTTCTGTCCGACTTAATTTCAATTTTTACATCTTGAGAAAATAGGTCTCCGGAAGAGAAACTAAATGCTGCAGTGCAAAACAAGAGTATAAATGTTCTCATAATGAAATTAATAATCTCTTTTCTTTTTAGGAAAAGAACTTGGTTAGTTTTTATTTCCATAAATTTGTTATGTGTTAGTTAATTAATAATTGATTAATACGTACCAGAGGGAAATACAGGTTTGTAGTGTGAGAATTCCGAACCTTGTTTCCTTCTTTTTTTATTTAAAAATAATAATGTTGTTTTTTATGTCATAAGCTATGTTATTTGAGTTAGTTATTATTGAAAGTATATCTTCTATTTTTTGATCCTTACCTAAAACCCCTGTAAACTCTATAGTTTCTATCTCTGGATTTGTAAAGATAGCTTCTGTATCATACCATCTTGATAAGGTTTTCATAATATCTTTTAGGGGTAATTTTTTAAAACTGAAAATACCATTTTTCCATGCTATAGCTTCAGAAACATTTGCTTCTACAATGCTTATTTCTGGAGAATTATTATTTACGATAGATTGATAATTTGGAGAAAGTAACTTCGTATTGATTTTATTGTTTATTGAAACACTGCCTTCTATAAGTGTGGTAAATGTGCTATCTTCATCATCATAGGCTTTAATATTAAATTTAGTCCCTAAAACTTCTATATCTTGTAACTTTGAATGGACTATAAATTTTGAACCATCATTTTTACTACTGGAAGTAACCTCAAAATAAGCTTCTCCGTAAACTAATTCTACTGTTCTAGGATTGCCTTTAATAAAGTTTACAGGATATTTTAATTTTGAATCTGAATTCAACCATACTTTGGTGCCATCTGATAATTGGACCGTATACTGTCCGCCTCTGGGTATGGTTAAATAGTTATAAGCCGTTTCATTTACATCATCTTTTTGGTGGTATATTAATTGATTACCATCGCTCTTTATGTATTCTGATTCGTATGATTTATTTTTTTCTAAAATAATTTCATCTCCTCCATTTATAGTTAATATAGCTTTGTTGGAACCTGCTCTAATGGTCTCTTCTGATAGTTTAGGGCTGTTGGTTAATACAGGATCTGTATTTTTATTAAGAAATGGAATGGTTAACAAAACTGCCATAATAGCAACGACGGCATATTTACTGAATTGTTTTATACGTTGTATCCTTAAATTCTTTTTAAGTTTTTTCTTTACGTTTAATTTTGCCTTTTCTAAATCAAAATCATCCATACTTAGTGCAATTAAATATTCTGTTTTTGCAAATCGATTAAAAGTTTCTATATTTTTTTCGTTTCTCAGCCATAAATCTAGTGTGATTAGCTCTTCATGGCTGGCTTCCTTATTAAGAAACTTTACAATAATTAATTCTATTTTTGTCTTTTCCATCCTGCTTGTTCTATTACATATGATACAAAAAAATGCCTCCCCCCTTTCTTTTTTATCATTTTTTTGTTATTTTTTTTTAGATTTGTTAATGATTTAGTTAAATTTATTACAAATTTTTCATTATAGGTTTTGGATTTTAACAATAATAAATACTTGTCGGCAAGGTTAAAATTAGGGGATGAAAAGGCCTATGATTTTTTAATGGATGTGTATTATAAAAAGCTATGTTCCTATGCGCGTTCTTTAACTAATGACAAAGAAAAAGCTGAAGATATTGTTCAAAACGTAATGGTGAACATTTGGAATTCCCGTAAAAAAATAGAGTATAATGTTTCAATAAATAGCTATTTATATAAATCGGTTTATAATGAGTTTTTAAGTGAATTTCGAAAGAATGCAAAAGTTATTTATTTAGAAAAGAAATATTTAGAAGCTATTGATTTAGTTATGGAAGACAATGATTTGGATATTGATGTTTTAATGAATGTCGTAAACAAAGAAATAGATAAGCTACCATCTAAATGCAAAGAAGTATTTGTTTTGAATAAGAGACAAGGCTTAACACATACTGAAATTTCCGAGCATTTAAATATTTCAATTAAAACTATTGAAGGCCATATGACTAGGGCTTTTAAAATTTTAAATGAAAAACTTAGTAAAAAAATGAAACCTATCCTTTTTTTGCTTTTTGGGTTTAAAGATGACTTGAATAAAGCAATACGTTAGATCATTAAATGTTACATGCCATATAGGAGTTTCAAAGAAAACAATTCCATAAACAGCATTTTTCTATAACATTACTTTAACTCGATTTAATTTTTTTTATAAAAATAATATTAAGTCAATGATTTTTAGTCGTTTGTCATTTCGACAGAGCGAAGTATGAGCGACGAGAAATCTCATAAGGAAGGGAACAATAAAAAACACAAAAGAGGTCTAAAAAGTGTCATTCTGAATATTACCGAGAAACAAAATATATTTTGTTTCGAAGGTATCAGCGAAGCTGTGAAGAATCTCTTTTAAAATAAACAGCTCTGATTATGAGCGGAATAAGATTCTTCGCGTTGCTCTGAATGACAAAATTAATCACTTTTTAGACCTCTTTTATATCATACCATTTCATATGAGAACTGGTATAAAATAAATTTCTTTAACTAACGTGAATCTTGGATAAGAAAATTTATGTCAGTTAGAGTGATTTTTGCAAAAAATCGTATCGAAAATAAATAAATTTTCGACAAAAGAAGCTTCTCGATACATCCCGAAGCAAGTTCGGGACACTCGAAGTGACATCTTGAACTCTCAAACAAGATTCACGTTAACTAGTTATAATTTGAAGTAGACACTTCAAAATTAGAGTCTTTAGCTGCCAAATAACGTTCAGCATCTAAAGCTGCCATACAACCTGTCCCAGCTGCGGTAACCGCTTGTCTGTAAACATGATCTGCTGCATCACCAGATACAAATACACCTTCTATATTTGTTTTAGATGTTCCTGGTTTATTAATAATATACCCTGTTTCATCTAAATCTAAAAAGCCTTTAAAAATATCGGTATTGGGTTTATGTCCTATAGCCACAAAAAATCCTGTAGCAGGAATTTCATGTTTTTCATTCGTTTTATTATTAAAAACTCTTACGCCGGTTACCACTTGACCATCACCTAAAACCTCATCTGTTTCGGTATTGAAAAGAATCTCTATATTCTCTGTATTCTTAACTCTGGCAGCCATAATTTTAGA from Flavivirga abyssicola includes the following:
- a CDS encoding FecR family protein encodes the protein MEKTKIELIIVKFLNKEASHEELITLDLWLRNEKNIETFNRFAKTEYLIALSMDDFDLEKAKLNVKKKLKKNLRIQRIKQFSKYAVVAIMAVLLTIPFLNKNTDPVLTNSPKLSEETIRAGSNKAILTINGGDEIILEKNKSYESEYIKSDGNQLIYHQKDDVNETAYNYLTIPRGGQYTVQLSDGTKVWLNSDSKLKYPVNFIKGNPRTVELVYGEAYFEVTSSSKNDGSKFIVHSKLQDIEVLGTKFNIKAYDDEDSTFTTLIEGSVSINNKINTKLLSPNYQSIVNNNSPEISIVEANVSEAIAWKNGIFSFKKLPLKDIMKTLSRWYDTEAIFTNPEIETIEFTGVLGKDQKIEDILSIITNSNNIAYDIKNNIIIFK
- a CDS encoding RNA polymerase sigma factor, whose protein sequence is MDFNNNKYLSARLKLGDEKAYDFLMDVYYKKLCSYARSLTNDKEKAEDIVQNVMVNIWNSRKKIEYNVSINSYLYKSVYNEFLSEFRKNAKVIYLEKKYLEAIDLVMEDNDLDIDVLMNVVNKEIDKLPSKCKEVFVLNKRQGLTHTEISEHLNISIKTIEGHMTRAFKILNEKLSKKMKPILFLLFGFKDDLNKAIR